Within the Thalassoglobus sp. JC818 genome, the region ACGACAGTTGTCATCGACCACTTCGCCCGAATTGGAATCGACGGAACGATTCGTCAGTCCGATCTCGACAACCTGCTGCAGCTTGCCAGATTCTCCAACGTGTTCGTCAAAGTTTCTGCGTTTTACGCACTGGGAGAAAAACAGCCTCCCCATCGCGAACTCGTTCCGATGATCCGTCAACTCTATGACAAATTCGGACCGCAACGACTGATGTGGGGAAGCGACTGTCCTTATCAACTGACTTCGCCGAACAACTACAACGATTCACTGGCGCTGATCACAGATCGAATCGACTTCTTGAGCGCAGACGACAAAGACTGGATTCTCAAAAAGTCCGCCGAATCGGTCTTCTTCTCGAATTGAGAAAAAGTTCCTCGCAGCCAACTAGCCAGCGAGGAATTTTTCGAGCTGGTTGATACCTTCTTCGAGTGTTTTCAGATCGGTTGCGAATGACAATCGGACATAACCCGGAGCACCAAAGGCATCGCCGGTGACGAGTCCGACATGAGCCTGTTCGAGAGCTGCGGTGCAGAACTCGGTTGCATCATTCACAACGACGCCACCCTGCAGCGGTTTTCCGAAGAACTTGCTGACATCGAAAAATGCGTAGAACGCTCCTCCGGGAGTCGCGAAGCTCAGTCCATCGATGTTGCCCAAGCGTTCAAGGACGTATTTGCGACGTTCAGCGAAGTGCTTCAACATCTCCTGCACGCACTCTTGAGGTCCGTTCAGGGCAGCTTCTGCGGCAATCTGGCTGATACTGCACGGATTTGAAGTTTGCTGGCTTTGGAGGTTGCTCATGGCCTTCGTGACATCGACCGGAGCAAGAGTCCAACCGATTCGCCAACCGGTCATGGCGTAAGCTTTACTGACTCCACTGACGATGATGGTCAAGTCTTTGACGTCTTCGCCGAATGAGGCAAACGACCGGAACTCGGCACCTTCGTAGATCAAGTGCTCGTAGATTTCATCAGAGAGAACGGGAATCTGGCGTTCGACGGCAACTCTCGCGAGAGCCTCCAGCGTTTCAACCGGGTAGGCCGCTCCGGTCGGATTGCATGGGTTGTTCAACATCATCAGTCGGGTCTTGTCTGTGATCGCAGACTCGAACTGTTCGGCTGAGAGACAGAATCCACTTTCCTGTGTCGTCGGAACAAGAACAGGTGTCGCGCCGGTCAGTTCGACGAGTGCGCTATAGCTCACCCAATAAGGTGTTGGGATGATCAC harbors:
- a CDS encoding pyridoxal phosphate-dependent aminotransferase, which translates into the protein MRLSKAVQTLKPSATIAAATKAKELKASGVKVYEFTLGEPDFTTPEHICDAAKQAIDAGETHYTPAAGTPSLKQAICDRYQRDYNLSYQPSQVVVSNGAKHSIHNVLSALCGPGDEVIIPTPYWVSYSALVELTGATPVLVPTTQESGFCLSAEQFESAITDKTRLMMLNNPCNPTGAAYPVETLEALARVAVERQIPVLSDEIYEHLIYEGAEFRSFASFGEDVKDLTIIVSGVSKAYAMTGWRIGWTLAPVDVTKAMSNLQSQQTSNPCSISQIAAEAALNGPQECVQEMLKHFAERRKYVLERLGNIDGLSFATPGGAFYAFFDVSKFFGKPLQGGVVVNDATEFCTAALEQAHVGLVTGDAFGAPGYVRLSFATDLKTLEEGINQLEKFLAG